A genomic window from Polaribacter gangjinensis includes:
- a CDS encoding M48 family metallopeptidase: protein MNSSILFYIFISILLIDFLFDMYLTFLNNKRFDDKIPEKLADVYDEEAYKKSQAYKKENANFSTITSLFSISITLLFFFLEGFKLVDDFARSFSNNPILIALIFFGIMMLGSDILSTPFSYYKTFVIEEKFGFNKSTKKIFWTDKLKGWLMSIVLGGGILSIVILFYQFTADYFWIYTWILIAVFTVFMNLFYAKLIVPIFNKQIPLEDGELKTAIENYAQKVGFTLQNIFVIDGSKRSTKANAYFSGFGSQKRITLYDTLLNDLETDEIVAVLAHEVGHYKRKHIIFNLIISLILTGFMLYLLSFFISSPLLSNALSISIPSFHIGLIAFGILYSPISEITGLLMNIVSRKFEYQADDFAKNTFDGKFLVSSLKKLSKNSLSNLTPHPAYVFVHYSHPTLLQRIENLES from the coding sequence ATGAATTCAAGCATTTTATTCTACATTTTCATCAGTATTTTACTTATTGATTTTTTATTTGATATGTATCTTACTTTTTTAAATAACAAACGTTTTGATGATAAAATTCCCGAAAAATTGGCAGATGTTTATGATGAAGAGGCTTACAAAAAATCACAAGCATACAAAAAAGAAAATGCGAATTTTTCAACAATAACTTCTTTGTTTTCAATAAGTATTACTTTGCTATTTTTCTTTTTAGAAGGTTTTAAATTGGTGGATGATTTTGCAAGAAGTTTTTCAAATAACCCCATTTTAATAGCATTGATTTTTTTCGGAATTATGATGTTAGGATCTGATATTTTATCAACTCCTTTTTCTTATTATAAAACCTTTGTGATTGAAGAAAAATTCGGATTTAACAAATCAACCAAAAAAATATTTTGGACAGACAAACTGAAAGGTTGGTTAATGAGTATTGTTTTAGGTGGTGGAATTTTATCAATAGTCATTTTATTTTATCAATTTACTGCTGATTATTTTTGGATTTACACTTGGATTTTGATTGCAGTTTTTACAGTTTTTATGAATCTTTTTTATGCTAAATTGATTGTTCCTATATTTAACAAACAAATTCCTTTAGAAGATGGTGAATTGAAAACTGCCATCGAAAATTATGCTCAAAAAGTAGGTTTTACATTGCAAAATATCTTTGTGATTGATGGTTCAAAAAGATCTACAAAAGCAAATGCTTATTTTTCAGGATTTGGTTCACAAAAAAGAATTACTTTATATGATACATTACTCAATGATTTAGAAACAGATGAAATTGTCGCAGTTTTAGCGCATGAAGTTGGTCATTATAAACGCAAACACATCATTTTTAATTTGATTATTTCGCTCATATTAACTGGATTTATGCTTTATTTACTGTCATTTTTTATCAGTTCTCCCCTATTATCAAATGCGTTAAGTATTTCAATACCAAGCTTTCATATTGGATTGATCGCTTTCGGAATTTTATACTCACCCATTTCAGAAATTACTGGTTTATTAATGAATATTGTGTCTAGAAAATTTGAATACCAAGCAGATGATTTTGCAAAAAATACGTTTGATGGAAAATTCTTAGTTTCATCACTCAAAAAATTATCAAAAAATAGTTTGAGTAATTTAACGCCACATCCAGCCTATGTTTTTGTACATTATTCGCATCCAACTTTATTGCAACGAATTGAAAATTTAGAATCCTAA
- a CDS encoding type II toxin-antitoxin system VapC family toxin, producing MIKRIFIDKNVMLDFLGERKPFYDPIAKIATLAEKEKLIMVVSPISFATVNYFLAKFENPKIAREKLRKFKIISEVCSLNEQIIEKGLNSSIPDFEDALQYFSATESECNVIITRNGKDFKKSLLPVMTAEEFLLSIYKK from the coding sequence ATGATTAAAAGAATATTTATTGACAAAAATGTAATGTTGGATTTTTTAGGAGAACGAAAACCTTTTTATGATCCAATTGCAAAAATTGCAACATTGGCTGAAAAAGAAAAATTAATAATGGTTGTTTCTCCTATTTCATTTGCAACTGTTAACTATTTTCTTGCAAAATTTGAAAATCCTAAAATCGCAAGAGAAAAGCTTCGTAAATTTAAAATAATTAGTGAAGTATGCTCACTAAATGAACAAATAATTGAAAAAGGACTCAATTCTTCAATTCCCGATTTTGAAGATGCTTTGCAATATTTTAGCGCAACAGAATCTGAATGCAATGTTATAATAACAAGAAATGGTAAAGATTTTAAAAAATCTTTATTACCTGTAATGACTGCAGAAGAATTTTTATTGTCAATTTATAAAAAATAA
- a CDS encoding amidohydrolase family protein, with protein MKNILKIVLFFAFVGNIIAQQTPASKQTTAISIEGATAHLGNGQVIENSLIMFENGKITFVGSAMMKIARMGTIIKAEGKHIYPGFIALDATLGLVEIDAVKASDDESEIGIMNPHVRSLIAYNAESKLVESMRPNGVLMAQIVPKGGTISGTSSIVQMDAWNWEDATVKTDDAIHLNWPGSFTSGRWWLGEDPALKPNPEYPKNVAKINSFFTDAKQYLASKSDKKHLPFAATKGLFDGSQKLYIHVNGEKEITDAITISKELGINNLVIVRGEGAEKVTDMLVKHNIPVILNRPHRNPNSEDDAYDDTYTIAKTLQDKGVLVGLGMEGQMDRMNTRNLPFYAGTFAAFGLEKEKAVQLITGDAAKILGIDAFAGTLEVGKDATLFISEGDALDMRTNIISEAFIQGRKISLESHQTTLWKRYSGKYKSK; from the coding sequence ATGAAAAATATACTAAAAATCGTACTGTTTTTTGCTTTTGTAGGAAACATAATTGCACAACAAACACCTGCATCAAAACAAACAACAGCCATAAGTATTGAAGGTGCAACAGCACATTTAGGAAATGGACAAGTTATTGAAAACTCGTTGATTATGTTCGAAAATGGCAAAATTACTTTTGTTGGAAGTGCCATGATGAAAATTGCGAGAATGGGAACTATTATTAAAGCTGAAGGAAAACACATCTATCCTGGATTTATTGCTTTAGACGCTACTTTAGGTTTGGTAGAAATTGATGCTGTAAAAGCCAGTGATGATGAAAGTGAAATAGGAATCATGAATCCACATGTGCGCAGTTTAATTGCTTATAATGCTGAAAGTAAATTGGTAGAATCTATGAGACCAAATGGCGTTTTAATGGCTCAAATTGTTCCTAAAGGTGGCACTATTTCTGGAACTTCATCAATCGTTCAAATGGATGCTTGGAATTGGGAAGATGCTACTGTAAAAACGGATGATGCCATTCACTTGAATTGGCCAGGAAGTTTTACCAGTGGAAGATGGTGGTTAGGAGAAGATCCTGCTTTGAAACCAAATCCTGAATATCCAAAAAATGTAGCAAAAATCAATTCTTTTTTTACAGATGCAAAACAATATTTAGCGTCAAAATCAGATAAAAAACACTTGCCATTTGCAGCAACGAAAGGCTTGTTTGATGGTTCTCAAAAATTGTATATTCATGTAAATGGTGAAAAAGAAATTACGGATGCTATTACAATCAGTAAAGAATTAGGCATCAATAATTTGGTAATTGTTCGTGGTGAAGGGGCTGAAAAAGTAACAGATATGTTGGTTAAACACAACATTCCTGTAATTTTAAACAGACCACACAGAAATCCGAATAGTGAAGATGACGCGTATGATGACACCTACACAATTGCTAAAACCCTACAAGACAAAGGAGTTTTAGTTGGTTTGGGAATGGAAGGTCAAATGGACAGAATGAACACCAGAAATTTACCATTTTACGCAGGAACTTTTGCCGCTTTTGGATTAGAAAAAGAAAAAGCAGTGCAATTAATTACAGGTGATGCAGCAAAAATTTTAGGCATTGATGCATTTGCAGGAACCTTAGAAGTTGGAAAAGATGCAACCTTATTCATTTCTGAAGGTGATGCGTTGGATATGAGAACAAATATCATTTCTGAAGCATTTATTCAAGGTCGAAAAATTAGTTTGGAAAGCCATCAAACTACACTTTGGAAACGCTATTCAGGGAAATATAAATCAAAATAA
- a CDS encoding amidohydrolase family protein gives MRKLLFVLFFLSISLAKAQDYFPTNSGVKTSKSILVAFTNATIYVTPENIIQKGTLLVKDGKVAEVGKSVKIPEGTKIIDLDGKMMYPSFIDIYSDFGIAKPKRNPSDSRSSQYEAEREGYYWNDHIRPETNPIDNFKFDNKKANELLNAGFGAVNTHLHDGIIRGNGLLVALNPNTTNAYRILDTKSAQFLSFTKSVQSRQSYPSSKMGVMALLRQVYLDADWYAKGNMKNKDLALEALNKNKNLVQIFETDNHLDAVRADKVGDEFGIQYTILGSGDEFERINDIKKTNATFIIPIDFTNTYDVSNPLLAEQISLRDMRKWNQDPSNLSVLEKNGVPFALTTYKLKSAETFHKNLQKAIEYGFDKKSALASLTTIPAKIIGNSTIGNLNKGSFANFIITSGDVFDASSTIYENWVQGEKNIINDMNIKDITGDYMLSVNGKNYDLTISGKGAKQTGSIKLGDKKITSKFSFQNDWVEITMDDEGFTRLMGKVINAANVMEGSAFDTKGIKTSWSASKKVAKEAVEKKDEKSTDKEILVMPVSFPNVGFGNYTQPKSESILIKNVTVWTSEDAGILENTDVLLKDGKIAKIGKNLSAKGVVEIDGTGKHLTAGIIDEHSHIATSAVNEGAHNSSAEVTIEDVVDPTDINIYRNISGGTTTAQILHGSANPIGGRSAIIKLKWGENAENMIYKNSPKFIKFALGENVKQSRSTNGTRFPQSRMGVEQVFVDYFTRAKEYETLKKSGQPFRKDIEMETLLEILNGERFISCHSYVQSEINMLIKVAEKFNFKINTFTHILEGYKVADKMAKHGVGGSTFSDWWAYKYEVIDAIPYNAAIMHNAGVTVAINSDDREMSRRLNQEAAKTVKYGGISELEAWKMVTINPAKLLHIDDRVGSIKEGKEADVVLWNNHPMSIYAKVEKTIIDGKVFFDVNDDLQKRQAIKEEKSKLINMMLKEKMGGAKTQVPMKREDRNFHCDTLEETKS, from the coding sequence ATGAGAAAACTACTATTCGTACTCTTTTTCTTGTCGATTTCTTTGGCAAAAGCCCAAGATTATTTTCCGACAAATTCAGGAGTTAAAACATCCAAAAGCATTTTAGTTGCTTTTACAAATGCGACCATTTATGTAACGCCAGAAAACATCATTCAAAAAGGAACGTTGTTGGTGAAAGATGGAAAAGTTGCAGAAGTTGGAAAATCTGTAAAAATTCCTGAGGGAACAAAAATTATAGATTTAGATGGCAAAATGATGTATCCATCATTTATTGATATTTATTCCGATTTTGGAATTGCAAAACCCAAAAGAAATCCCTCTGACTCAAGATCTTCACAATACGAAGCTGAAAGAGAAGGGTATTATTGGAACGATCACATTCGTCCTGAAACCAATCCAATTGATAATTTTAAGTTCGATAATAAAAAAGCTAATGAACTTTTAAACGCTGGTTTTGGAGCTGTAAATACCCATTTACATGACGGAATTATTCGTGGAAATGGTTTGTTGGTAGCATTAAATCCGAATACTACCAATGCTTACCGAATTTTAGATACCAAATCTGCACAATTTTTATCATTTACTAAAAGTGTACAATCTAGACAATCTTATCCATCTTCAAAAATGGGTGTAATGGCTTTGTTGCGTCAAGTGTATTTGGATGCAGATTGGTATGCAAAAGGAAATATGAAAAACAAAGATTTGGCTTTAGAAGCGTTGAATAAAAATAAAAATTTGGTTCAAATTTTTGAAACTGATAATCATTTAGATGCTGTAAGAGCTGATAAAGTTGGTGATGAATTCGGAATTCAATATACTATTTTAGGTTCTGGAGATGAATTTGAAAGAATCAATGATATCAAAAAAACCAATGCAACTTTCATCATTCCCATTGATTTTACAAATACTTATGATGTTTCAAATCCGTTATTGGCTGAACAAATTTCTCTGAGAGATATGCGTAAATGGAATCAAGATCCATCAAATTTATCGGTTTTAGAAAAAAATGGAGTGCCTTTTGCGTTGACAACTTACAAATTAAAATCTGCTGAAACGTTCCATAAAAATTTACAAAAAGCCATTGAATATGGATTTGATAAAAAATCGGCATTGGCTTCATTGACAACGATTCCTGCGAAAATTATAGGAAATTCAACTATTGGAAATTTAAATAAAGGAAGTTTTGCAAATTTTATCATTACTTCTGGAGATGTTTTTGATGCTTCATCAACCATTTATGAAAATTGGGTTCAAGGTGAAAAAAATATCATTAATGATATGAATATCAAAGATATAACAGGTGATTATATGCTATCTGTAAACGGAAAAAATTACGATTTAACCATTTCAGGAAAAGGTGCAAAACAAACAGGATCAATCAAATTAGGAGATAAAAAAATCACATCAAAATTTTCTTTTCAAAATGATTGGGTTGAAATTACAATGGATGATGAAGGATTTACACGTTTGATGGGTAAAGTTATCAATGCTGCAAATGTGATGGAAGGAAGTGCTTTTGACACCAAAGGCATTAAAACATCTTGGTCTGCAAGTAAAAAAGTAGCCAAAGAAGCTGTTGAAAAGAAAGATGAAAAATCAACTGACAAAGAAATTTTGGTCATGCCTGTAAGTTTCCCTAATGTTGGATTTGGAAACTATACACAACCAAAATCAGAATCGATTTTAATTAAAAATGTAACTGTTTGGACAAGTGAAGATGCAGGAATTTTAGAGAATACAGATGTATTGTTAAAAGACGGAAAAATTGCCAAAATCGGCAAAAATCTCTCTGCTAAAGGTGTAGTTGAAATTGATGGAACAGGCAAACATTTAACTGCAGGAATCATTGATGAACACTCACATATTGCAACATCTGCTGTTAATGAAGGGGCACACAATTCTTCAGCAGAAGTTACCATTGAAGATGTTGTAGATCCAACAGACATTAATATTTATAGAAATATTTCAGGAGGAACAACAACTGCTCAAATTTTGCATGGTTCTGCAAATCCAATTGGAGGGCGTTCAGCCATTATCAAACTAAAATGGGGAGAAAATGCTGAAAATATGATTTATAAAAACTCTCCAAAATTCATCAAATTTGCTTTGGGTGAAAATGTAAAACAATCCAGAAGCACTAATGGAACTCGTTTTCCTCAATCAAGAATGGGAGTTGAACAAGTTTTTGTAGATTATTTCACAAGAGCTAAAGAATATGAAACCTTGAAAAAAAGTGGTCAACCTTTCAGAAAAGATATTGAAATGGAGACTTTATTGGAGATTTTAAACGGTGAGCGTTTTATTTCTTGTCATTCTTACGTACAATCAGAAATCAATATGTTGATAAAAGTTGCAGAAAAATTCAATTTTAAAATCAACACATTTACACACATTTTAGAAGGTTACAAAGTAGCTGATAAAATGGCAAAACATGGTGTTGGAGGTTCAACTTTTTCAGATTGGTGGGCTTATAAATATGAAGTTATTGATGCAATTCCTTACAATGCAGCTATTATGCACAATGCAGGAGTTACTGTAGCTATCAATTCTGATGACCGTGAAATGTCAAGAAGATTGAATCAAGAAGCTGCAAAAACTGTAAAATACGGAGGAATTTCTGAACTAGAAGCTTGGAAAATGGTAACTATAAACCCAGCAAAATTATTACATATTGACGATCGTGTTGGTAGTATCAAAGAAGGTAAAGAAGCTGATGTGGTATTATGGAATAATCATCCTATGTCTATTTATGCAAAAGTTGAAAAAACAATTATTGACGGAAAAGTATTTTTTGATGTTAATGATGATTTGCAAAAACGTCAAGCAATTAAAGAAGAAAAAAGCAAATTAATCAATATGATGTTGAAAGAAAAAATGGGTGGTGCAAAAACACAAGTTCCAATGAAAAGAGAAGATCGTAACTTTCACTGTGATACATTAGAAGAAACTAAAAGCTAA
- a CDS encoding DUF6364 family protein has product MDTKLTLKLNQAIIEKAKEYAANKNMSVSRIVEAYLQSLITENNNAEFEISPFVKSIATGTQIPSNLDYKKEYSQYLSEKYK; this is encoded by the coding sequence ATGGACACAAAATTAACTTTAAAGCTTAATCAAGCAATCATTGAAAAAGCCAAAGAATATGCAGCAAACAAAAATATGAGCGTATCCAGAATTGTTGAGGCTTATTTGCAATCTTTAATAACTGAAAATAACAATGCTGAATTTGAAATCTCGCCTTTCGTGAAAAGCATTGCAACAGGAACTCAAATACCAAGTAATTTGGACTACAAAAAAGAATATTCCCAATATTTATCAGAAAAATATAAATGA
- a CDS encoding DUF3810 domain-containing protein: MKWNKKHLILAVLLPIQFLLVQLVSKFPTFIESYYSTGIYPIISKFLRLLFGWIPFSIGDVLLFFLLFIFLRFIYRLFKTRFQFFSHKITYFVAIISILYGCFYLFWGLNYYRKPLSENLGFEQKKYTTQTLFNVTKNIIEQLNAVQIQITKNDSIKVETPYNQQEMYEMAVESYQQLAKNYPQFSYQFPSVKSSLMSLLQSYNGTSGYFNPLTGEAQVNARIPKTSYPTTTCHEMAHQLGFAAENEANFIGFLAANHSNDSYFTYASYRMAFGYCISELRKRDPEKQALLMKSVNSGILKDFKESFDFWEQYQNPFEPLIKKGYDAYLKANNQQKGVDSYNYVVDLLISYFEDELN, from the coding sequence ATGAAATGGAATAAAAAACACCTTATTTTAGCAGTATTATTACCCATTCAGTTTTTGTTGGTGCAATTGGTTTCCAAGTTTCCAACATTTATTGAATCCTATTATTCCACTGGAATTTATCCAATTATTTCAAAATTTTTAAGATTGCTTTTTGGCTGGATTCCATTTTCGATTGGCGATGTTTTATTGTTTTTTTTACTATTCATTTTCTTGCGTTTTATTTATCGATTATTTAAAACTAGATTCCAATTTTTTTCACATAAAATAACTTATTTTGTTGCGATAATTTCCATTTTATATGGTTGTTTTTATCTTTTTTGGGGATTGAATTACTACAGAAAACCACTTTCTGAAAATTTGGGTTTTGAACAAAAAAAATACACAACTCAAACTTTATTCAATGTTACAAAAAATATCATTGAGCAATTGAATGCAGTTCAAATACAAATCACAAAAAACGATTCTATTAAAGTTGAGACTCCCTATAATCAGCAAGAAATGTATGAAATGGCGGTAGAAAGTTACCAGCAATTAGCGAAAAATTATCCGCAGTTTTCATATCAATTTCCATCTGTAAAAAGTTCTTTGATGAGTTTGTTACAATCTTATAATGGTACATCTGGTTATTTCAATCCTTTGACTGGTGAAGCTCAAGTAAATGCTAGAATTCCGAAAACGAGTTATCCAACAACAACCTGCCATGAAATGGCGCATCAATTGGGATTTGCTGCCGAAAACGAGGCGAATTTCATTGGGTTTTTAGCAGCAAATCACAGTAATGATAGTTACTTTACATATGCAAGTTATAGAATGGCTTTTGGATATTGTATATCTGAATTACGAAAAAGAGATCCTGAAAAACAAGCCTTATTAATGAAATCCGTAAACTCAGGAATTTTAAAGGATTTTAAAGAAAGTTTTGATTTTTGGGAACAATACCAAAACCCGTTTGAACCTTTGATTAAAAAAGGATATGACGCTTATTTAAAAGCAAATAACCAACAAAAAGGAGTTGATTCTTATAATTATGTTGTTGATTTATTGATTTCTTATTTTGAAGATGAGCTAAATTAG
- the dnaB gene encoding replicative DNA helicase, translating to MENTNALIEKKTDKSRVISLEKGKIPPQAIDLEEAVLGAMMIDKKGIDDVIDILHSDAFYEIKHQEIYAAIYELFQNSQPIDLLTVSSLLKRKGKLDLAGGDFYLIRLTQKVASSAHIEFHARIILQKYIQRKLISISSEIIESSYDETTDVFDLLDSAEAKLFEVTQGNLKKSSEDAGSLVKQALKKIQEIGNKEGMSGLASGFTKLDALTSGWQPSDLIIIAARPGMGKTAFVISMAKNMAIDFNHGVAIFSLEMSSVQLITRMISSETGLPSEKLRKGNLELHDWELLNYKVKSLSDAPIYIDDTPSLSIFDLRAKARRLVSQHGVKIIIIDYLQLMTAGGNNNKGSGNREQEISTISRNLKALAKELEVPVIALSQLSRAVETRSAGSKRPLLSDLRESGAIEQDADIVSFIYRPEYYGMTEWDDDERSPCEGQGEFIVAKHRNGGLDNIRLKFTGHLAKFSDLEEGVGSKFQSSMNSNPLDTGFPDRRIESKEAFGIDDDDNFPF from the coding sequence ATGGAAAATACGAATGCGCTCATAGAGAAAAAAACAGATAAAAGTAGAGTTATCAGTCTTGAAAAAGGTAAAATCCCACCACAAGCTATAGATTTAGAAGAAGCTGTTTTGGGAGCAATGATGATTGATAAAAAAGGGATTGATGATGTTATTGATATTTTGCATTCAGATGCATTTTACGAAATTAAACATCAAGAAATTTATGCTGCGATTTATGAATTGTTTCAAAATTCGCAACCAATTGATTTATTGACTGTTTCAAGTTTACTTAAAAGAAAAGGAAAATTAGACTTGGCAGGAGGCGATTTTTACTTAATTCGCTTAACACAAAAAGTTGCATCTTCTGCACATATTGAATTCCATGCACGAATTATTCTTCAAAAATACATTCAACGAAAATTAATCTCAATTTCATCCGAAATTATCGAAAGTTCGTACGATGAAACTACAGATGTTTTTGATTTATTGGATAGTGCAGAAGCAAAACTGTTTGAAGTTACACAGGGAAATTTAAAGAAAAGTTCAGAAGACGCTGGCTCTTTAGTAAAACAAGCATTGAAAAAAATCCAAGAAATTGGCAATAAAGAGGGGATGTCTGGTTTGGCCTCAGGTTTTACCAAATTAGATGCATTGACTTCAGGTTGGCAACCATCAGATTTAATTATCATTGCAGCTAGACCAGGTATGGGAAAAACAGCATTTGTAATTTCAATGGCGAAAAATATGGCTATTGATTTTAATCATGGTGTAGCAATTTTTTCCTTAGAAATGTCATCAGTACAGCTGATAACAAGAATGATTTCCTCGGAAACAGGGCTTCCTTCAGAAAAACTTCGTAAGGGAAATTTAGAATTACATGACTGGGAATTGTTAAATTATAAGGTGAAAAGTTTATCTGATGCTCCAATTTATATTGACGATACGCCTTCTTTATCCATTTTCGATTTAAGAGCTAAAGCCCGAAGATTGGTTTCGCAACATGGAGTAAAAATTATCATAATTGATTATTTACAATTGATGACAGCAGGCGGAAATAATAACAAAGGTTCAGGAAATAGAGAGCAAGAAATCTCTACAATTTCTCGAAATTTAAAAGCATTGGCTAAAGAATTAGAGGTGCCTGTAATTGCACTTTCACAGTTATCACGTGCTGTAGAAACTAGAAGTGCAGGAAGCAAAAGACCTTTATTATCTGATTTACGTGAATCTGGTGCAATTGAGCAAGATGCTGATATTGTGAGTTTTATATACAGACCAGAATATTATGGAATGACAGAATGGGATGATGACGAACGTTCTCCATGTGAAGGTCAAGGAGAGTTTATTGTTGCAAAACATAGAAATGGTGGTTTGGATAATATCCGTTTAAAATTTACAGGACATTTGGCAAAATTCTCTGATTTAGAGGAAGGAGTAGGTTCTAAGTTTCAATCTAGCATGAATTCGAATCCTTTAGATACTGGTTTTCCAGATAGAAGAATAGAATCTAAAGAAGCATTTGGTATTGATGATGATGACAATTTTCCTTTTTAG
- a CDS encoding TrmH family RNA methyltransferase, translating to MKEITSIQNPLIKNIFKLQEKVRERKKQGLFLIEGKREIELAKKGGYEITSLLFLSTVKNDNLLSEFQDVEKILISQEIYDKLAYRNTTEGFLAIAKTKSLSLSDIKLSKNPLILVAESIEKPGNIGAILRTADAANIDAVLIADAKSDLYNSNIIRSSVGCVFTNQIAIGTSEEIIAFLKEKNIQIFAATLQNSNAYHLENYTKPTAIVVGTEDTGLTKIWRKNATQNINIPMQGMIDSMNVSVAAAILLFEAKRQRNFN from the coding sequence ATGAAAGAAATTACAAGTATTCAAAATCCTCTGATAAAAAATATTTTCAAGTTACAAGAAAAAGTAAGAGAACGTAAAAAGCAAGGTCTTTTTTTGATTGAAGGAAAAAGAGAAATTGAATTGGCGAAAAAAGGAGGTTATGAAATTACTTCTCTCCTATTTTTATCTACAGTAAAAAATGATAATTTACTTTCTGAATTTCAAGATGTTGAAAAAATTTTGATATCACAAGAAATCTACGATAAATTGGCTTATAGAAATACTACTGAGGGATTTTTGGCAATAGCAAAAACAAAATCATTATCACTTTCTGATATCAAACTTTCTAAAAATCCTTTGATCTTAGTAGCAGAAAGTATTGAAAAACCTGGAAATATAGGTGCCATTTTACGCACTGCAGATGCTGCAAATATTGATGCTGTGTTGATTGCTGATGCTAAAAGCGATTTGTACAATTCTAATATTATTCGTTCAAGTGTGGGTTGTGTTTTTACGAATCAAATTGCAATAGGAACTTCTGAAGAAATTATTGCTTTTTTGAAAGAAAAAAATATTCAAATTTTTGCTGCTACTTTACAAAATTCAAATGCCTATCATTTGGAAAATTATACAAAACCAACAGCAATTGTTGTTGGTACAGAAGATACAGGTTTAACCAAAATTTGGCGTAAAAATGCCACACAAAACATCAACATTCCCATGCAAGGAATGATTGATTCTATGAATGTTTCTGTAGCTGCAGCCATTCTTTTATTTGAAGCAAAAAGACAACGAAATTTCAATTAA
- a CDS encoding asparagine synthetase B, giving the protein MNHDNQKNHLKAYGIVFFSLQNGLKAKWLLNHDGGAFLIENNKAIENECKIRGVSYEIISDAKSQLILEEIGAPSSNREAVTLEKAPKIAVYSPKDKMPWDDAVTMVLTYAEIPFDVIYDEEILADKLLLYEWLHLHHEDFTGQYGKFYGSFRTAPWYVQQKQDAEKLAKELGFSKVSEEKLAVAKKIRDYVIGGGFMFAMCSATDSFDIALAAEGVDIAEAMFDGDATDINYQSKIDFEKTFAFKDFVLERNPNVYEFSSIDMTNKRAIPKTSDYFSLIEFSAKWDPIPTMLTQNHTVLVKGFMGQTTSFDRNTVKTNVLVLGENSVNREARYIHGTKGKGLFTFYGGHDPEDYTHRVGDPKTELDLHPNSPGYRLILNNVLFPAAKKQKQKT; this is encoded by the coding sequence ATGAACCATGACAATCAAAAAAATCATTTAAAAGCTTACGGAATTGTATTTTTCTCTCTTCAAAACGGATTGAAAGCCAAATGGTTACTCAATCATGATGGAGGTGCTTTTTTGATTGAAAATAACAAAGCTATTGAAAATGAATGTAAAATTAGGGGTGTTTCTTATGAAATAATTTCTGATGCAAAATCGCAATTAATTTTAGAAGAAATTGGTGCACCATCATCAAACAGAGAAGCAGTTACTTTAGAAAAAGCTCCTAAAATTGCGGTGTATTCTCCAAAAGATAAAATGCCTTGGGATGATGCAGTAACCATGGTTTTAACTTATGCTGAAATTCCTTTTGATGTAATTTATGATGAAGAAATTTTAGCAGACAAACTTCTTTTGTATGAATGGTTGCATTTACATCACGAGGATTTTACAGGACAATATGGCAAGTTTTATGGGTCATTTAGAACTGCACCTTGGTATGTACAACAAAAACAAGATGCTGAAAAATTGGCGAAAGAATTGGGTTTTTCAAAAGTTTCTGAAGAAAAATTAGCGGTTGCAAAAAAAATCAGAGACTATGTGATTGGGGGTGGATTTATGTTTGCTATGTGTTCTGCTACTGATAGTTTTGATATTGCACTAGCTGCTGAAGGTGTTGACATCGCAGAAGCCATGTTTGATGGTGATGCAACTGACATCAATTACCAATCAAAAATTGATTTTGAAAAAACTTTTGCCTTTAAAGACTTTGTTTTGGAAAGAAATCCAAATGTGTATGAGTTTTCATCCATAGACATGACAAATAAACGTGCCATTCCAAAAACTTCTGATTATTTTTCATTGATAGAATTTTCTGCAAAATGGGATCCAATTCCAACCATGTTAACTCAAAATCACACAGTTTTAGTGAAAGGCTTCATGGGACAAACCACCTCTTTTGATAGAAATACTGTAAAAACAAACGTGTTAGTTTTAGGAGAAAATAGTGTAAACAGAGAAGCACGTTATATTCACGGAACAAAAGGAAAAGGATTGTTTACTTTTTATGGTGGTCATGATCCTGAAGATTATACGCATAGAGTTGGAGATCCAAAAACCGAATTAGATTTACATCCTAATTCTCCTGGCTACAGATTGATTTTAAATAACGTGTTGTTTCCTGCTGCCAAAAAACAAAAACAAAAAACCTAG